A part of Terriglobia bacterium genomic DNA contains:
- a CDS encoding argininosuccinate synthase: protein MSGNSSRKVKKVVLAYSGGLDTSIIIPWLRENYGCEVIAMVGDVGQGDDYKALRAKALKSGASQVFVEDLREEFITGYLWKALQAGAIYEGKYLLGTSLARPILAKRQVEIALQTGADALAHGCTGKGNDQVRFELTFKALAPNLRVIAPWREWSIVSREDALEYARKHKVPVPVTKKDLYSRDENLWHLSHEGGPLETVLGEPPEDAWKLTVSPLRAPDRETKLTIGFKAGAPVSVDGEKLRPIDLMKKLNRVAGMNGVGRTDLVENRLVGMKSHGAYETPAGEVLHAAHHELDALCLDRETFHYKQHVALRYAELVYYGQWFTPLREALQNFVDTTQKNVTGEVTLGLYKGNVRVLDRRSPYSLYNPSVAAFTMGADYNQKDAEGFINILGLPTRLAALALRDRKQSGSKSPSGRKK, encoded by the coding sequence GTGTCTGGAAATTCATCGAGAAAAGTTAAAAAGGTTGTCCTCGCGTATTCCGGAGGATTGGATACATCCATCATCATTCCATGGCTTCGCGAGAATTACGGCTGCGAAGTCATCGCCATGGTTGGCGACGTAGGGCAGGGTGACGACTACAAGGCATTGCGCGCGAAGGCGCTGAAGAGCGGAGCCTCGCAGGTGTTTGTGGAAGATCTGCGGGAGGAATTCATTACCGGCTACTTGTGGAAAGCGCTCCAGGCCGGCGCCATTTATGAAGGCAAGTATCTGCTGGGGACCTCGCTGGCACGCCCGATCCTGGCCAAGCGGCAGGTGGAAATCGCGCTTCAAACGGGCGCAGACGCCCTGGCGCACGGCTGCACTGGCAAGGGGAACGACCAGGTTCGGTTTGAGCTGACTTTCAAGGCGCTCGCTCCCAACCTGCGCGTGATCGCTCCCTGGCGCGAGTGGTCGATTGTTTCGCGTGAAGACGCGCTCGAGTATGCGCGCAAGCACAAGGTTCCCGTGCCCGTCACCAAAAAGGACCTTTACAGCCGTGATGAAAATCTCTGGCATCTGAGCCACGAAGGCGGTCCACTCGAGACCGTGCTGGGCGAGCCTCCGGAGGACGCCTGGAAGCTGACCGTCAGCCCGCTGCGGGCTCCTGACCGTGAGACTAAACTGACGATTGGCTTCAAGGCGGGGGCGCCCGTGTCAGTGGACGGCGAGAAGCTGAGGCCGATCGACCTGATGAAAAAGCTGAACAGGGTTGCTGGAATGAACGGTGTCGGCCGCACGGACCTTGTGGAGAACCGCCTTGTGGGTATGAAGTCCCACGGTGCTTATGAGACGCCTGCCGGAGAAGTTCTCCATGCAGCGCACCACGAGCTTGACGCTCTGTGCCTCGATCGCGAGACTTTCCACTACAAGCAGCATGTGGCACTCCGCTATGCTGAGCTTGTTTATTACGGACAGTGGTTCACTCCGCTCCGCGAAGCCCTGCAAAACTTTGTGGACACGACTCAGAAAAACGTCACGGGTGAAGTCACCCTGGGACTTTACAAGGGGAACGTGCGCGTTCTGGACCGCCGTTCGCCTTACTCCCTTTATAACCCGAGTGTTGCCGCCTTCACGATGGGCGCGGATTACAACCAGAAGGATGCCGAGGGCTTCATCAACATCCTGGGCCTTCCCACCAGGCTGGCCGCACTGGCGTTGCGGGATCGAAAGCAGAGCGGTTCGAAAAGTCCCTCCGGGAGAAAGAAATGA
- the argR gene encoding arginine repressor, translating to MDKLYRRTQIMDLLRRGHVATQAELCEKLSRRGIEVTQATVSRDIEELGLVKTRNGYRMPGPPASPKLSQPALPVILKEFLWEVRKAGNLVVIKTHPGNAHSVAAALDAEQWPEVVGTVAGDDTIFIATGSTQHAVHIRKKILELLGP from the coding sequence ATGGACAAGCTCTACCGCCGTACTCAAATCATGGACTTGCTGAGAAGGGGGCACGTTGCAACCCAGGCGGAGTTGTGTGAAAAGCTTTCCCGCCGAGGCATCGAGGTGACGCAGGCCACTGTTTCGCGCGATATCGAGGAATTGGGTCTGGTCAAAACCCGCAACGGCTATCGTATGCCGGGACCTCCTGCGTCGCCCAAGCTTTCCCAGCCGGCATTGCCGGTCATCCTGAAGGAATTTTTGTGGGAAGTGCGCAAAGCCGGCAATCTGGTGGTGATCAAGACCCATCCGGGGAACGCCCACTCGGTGGCCGCGGCCCTCGACGCCGAACAGTGGCCTGAAGTTGTGGGGACCGTGGCCGGAGACGATACGATTTTTATTGCGACGGGCAGCACGCAGCATGCCGTGCATATCCGAAAAAAAATCCTCGAACTTCTTGGCCCATGA
- a CDS encoding VOC family protein, producing the protein MQGPQNIKVLFIAGFGPIVRETATSRKLYSELLGIPFKEESDGYLHTEAIKGAKTFALWPLSQAAQSCFGKDAWPSDIPAPQAWLEFDVESVDKATTELQSQGYRMLIRNKKEPWGQIVSRFISPEGLLVGVTFTPLMRGQK; encoded by the coding sequence GTGCAGGGTCCTCAAAATATAAAGGTTTTATTCATCGCTGGGTTCGGTCCAATCGTGCGCGAGACAGCCACAAGTCGCAAACTCTACAGCGAACTCCTCGGCATTCCCTTCAAAGAGGAGAGCGACGGCTATCTTCATACCGAAGCTATTAAGGGAGCAAAAACTTTTGCCCTGTGGCCGCTTTCTCAGGCAGCGCAATCATGTTTTGGCAAAGATGCCTGGCCTAGCGATATTCCTGCGCCACAAGCGTGGCTTGAGTTTGACGTTGAGAGCGTCGACAAAGCAACAACGGAGCTTCAATCCCAAGGGTATCGAATGCTCATCAGGAACAAGAAAGAGCCATGGGGCCAAATCGTCAGTCGTTTTATCTCACCGGAAGGATTACTGGTCGGCGTTACTTTCACTCCGTTGATGCGAGGACAGAAATAG